A genomic window from Salvia miltiorrhiza cultivar Shanhuang (shh) chromosome 5, IMPLAD_Smil_shh, whole genome shotgun sequence includes:
- the LOC130986712 gene encoding thioredoxin H1 encodes MSASESEGQVIGCHTDATWNEQLQKANENKKLVVVDFTASWCGPCRFIAPFFAELAKKFPSVMFLKVDIDELKSVASDWAVEAMPTFIFLKEGKILDTIVGAKKEELQQTIAKHLNTATTA; translated from the exons atgTCTGCGTCGGAATCTGAAGGACAGGTTATCGGCTGCCACACTGATGCTACCTGGAACGAGCAGCTTCAGAAGGCAAATGAAAACAAGAAGTTG GTAGTTGTGGACTTCACTGCTTCCTGGTGCGGACCCTGTCGGTTCATCGCTCCATTCTTTGCGGAGTTGGCCAAAAAGTTTCCTTCAGTGATGTTCCTCAAAGTGGATATCGATGAGTTGAAG TCGGTTGCTAGTGACTGGGCAGTGGAGGCAATGCCAACCTTCATCTTCCTCAAGGAAGGGAAAATCTTGGACACGATTGTAGGAGCAAAGAAAGAAGAACTGCAACAGACTATTGCTAAGCACCTCAACACTGCTACTACTGCCTAG
- the LOC130986711 gene encoding beta-galactosidase 3 gives MRISSFSKWVFGLCMLVILGCRLVKCSVTYDRKALIINGQRRILISGSIHYPRSTPEMWEDLINKAKDGGLDVIETYVFWNAHEPSPGNYNFEGRYDLVRFVKTVQKAGLYAHLRIGPYVCAEWNFGGFPVWLKYVPGISFRTDNEPFKMAMKGFTKKVVDMMKSESLYESQGGPIILSQIENEYGSQAKQLGEPGHQYVTWAAKMAVGLDTGVPWVMCKEDDAPDPVINTCNGFYCDAFSPNKPYKPSIWTEAWSGWFTEFGGPIYQRPVKDLAFSVAKFIQNGGSFVNYYMYHGGTNFGRSAGGPFITTSYDYDAPLDEYGLIRQPKYGHLKDLHKAVKLCEKALVSADLTVTSLGNLQQAHVYSSESGDCAAFLANYDTNSAAKVMFNNVHYSLPPWSISILPDCKTVAFNTAKVGVQTSGIEMLPSNSKMSSWETYNEDLYSSDDSSTFSAVGLLEQINVTRDASDYLWYTTSVDVGSSESFLHSGERPTLIVQSAGHTLHVFVNGELSASAFGTREKRRFTFRGEINLRAGSNKISLLSVAVGLPNVGGHFETYDTGVQPPVVLHGLDKGKLDLSWVKWTYKVGLKGEKMNLISPNSVSSVDWTKGSLIAQKDQPLAWHKTYFDTPDGDEPLALDMGSMGKGELWVNGESLGRYWTEYAAGDCNSCSYKGVYKPPKCQLGCGQPTQRWYHLPRSWLKPTQNLLVLFEELGGDPKGITLVKRSLTKVCADVAEYHPNSKRWQTESNSKTQVFRQPKVHLHCDLGQSISSIKFASFGTPLGTCGSFLQGTCHAPTSYDILEKKCIGKQRCSVTISNDNFGKDPCPNVLKRLSVEAICSPRK, from the exons ATGAGAATTAGTTCATTTTCTAAGTGGGTTTTTGGGTTGTGCATGTTGGTGATTCTTGGATGTAGGCTGGTGAAATGCAGTGTTACCTATGATAGAAAGGCCCTAATTATCAATGGGCAGAGAAGAATTCTCATTTCTGGTTCTATACATTATCCCAGAAGCACTCCCGAG ATGTGGGAAGATCTGATTAACAAGGCTAAAGATGGAGGTCTTGATGTAATTGAGACTTATGTGTTTTGGAATGCTCATGAGCCTAGTCCTGGCAAt TATAACTTTGAAGGGAGATATGATCTGGTGAGGTTTGTGAAAACCGTTCAAAAAGCAGGGTTATATGCTCATCTTCGCATTGGGCCTTATGTTTGTGCAGAGTGGAATTTTGG CGGATTTCCGGTTTGGCTGAAATATGTGCCAGGGATCAGCTTCAGGACAGATAATGAGCCATTCAAG ATGGCAATGAAAGGTTTCACTAAGAAGGTAGTCGACATGATGAAGAGCGAAAGTCTTTATGAATCTCAGGGCGGCCCCATTATTCTCTCCCAG ATTGAGAACGAGTATGGATCACAAGCGAAGCAACTTGGCGAACCAGGTCATCAATATGTAACGTGGGCTGCAAAGATGGCTGTTGGATTGGATACTGGTGTTCCTTGGGTGATGTGCAAGGAAGATGACGCCCCAGATCCTGTG ATTAATACATGCAACGGGTTCTATTGCGATGCTTTCTCCCCAAACAAGCCTTACAAACCGTCTATCTGGACCGAGGCTTGGAGTGGCTG gTTTACGGAATTCGGTGGTCCAATTTACCAGAGGCCAGTTAAAGATTTGGCATTTTCTGTTGctaaattcatccaaaatggGGGCTCATTTGTTAACTACTACATG TATCATGGTGGCACGAATTTTGGTCGCTCTGCTGGAGGCCCTTTTATAACTACAAGCTATGACTATGATGCTCCACTTGACGAATATG GTTTGATCAGGCAACCTAAGTATGGTCATCTTAAAGATCTGCACAAAGCTGTTAAATTATGTGAGAAGGCTTTGGTTTCAGCAGACCTCACTGTGACTTCACTAGGAAACCTTCAGCAG GCTCACGTATACTCTTCAGAATCGGGAGATTGTGCAGCCTTTCTTGCAAATTATGATACTAATTCTGCAGCAAAAGTGATGTTCAATAACGTGCATTATAGCCTGCCTCCTTGGTCGATCAGCATCCTACCCGATTGCAAGACTGTAGCCTTTAACACAGCCAAA GTTGGAGTCCAAACATCGGGAATTGAAATGCTGCCAAGTAACAGCAAAATGTCTTCGTGGGAAACGTATAATGAAGATTTATATTCTTCTGACGACAGCTCAACATTTTCTGCAGTCGGCCTCTTGGAACAAATAAATGTTACTAGAGATGCTAGTGATTATCTTTGGTACACAACCAG CGTTGATGTTGGCTCGTCAGAGTCCTTTCTTCACAGTGGAGAGCGCCCCACTCTTATCGTTCAGTCAGCTGGTCACACACTGCATGTTTTTGTGAATGGAGAGCTTTCTG CTTCTGCTTTTGGGACGAGGGAGAAGAGGAGATTCACATTTCGAGGGGAAATCAATCTTCGTGCTGGATCAAATAAGATTAGTCTCCTCAGTGTCGCCGTTGGACTGCCA AATGTTGGTGGGCATTTTGAAACATATGATACCGGAGTCCAGCCACCTGTTGTATTGCATGGACTCGACAAGGGAAAATTGGACTTGTCATGGGTTAAATGGACATACAAG GTAGGGCTGAAGGGAGAAAAGATGAATCTCATCTCTCCAAATAGCGTTTCTTCAGTCGACTGGACAAAGGGTTCACTGATTGCACAGAAAGATCAGCCTTTAGCATGGCATAAG ACATACTTCGACACACCTGATGGAGACGAGCCACTTGCTTTAGACATGGGTAGCATGGGGAAAGGCGAACTGTGGGTCAACGGCGAGAGTCTTGGAAGATACTGGACAGAGTATGCTGCTGGTGATTGCAACAGCTGTAGTTACAAGGGTGTTTATAAGCCTCCAAAGTGTCAACTTGGTTGTGGGCAACCAACTCAGAGATG GTATCATCTACCACGGTCATGGCTAAAACCGACACAGAACCTCCTCGTGCTTTTTGAAGAACTTGGAGGTGACCCAAAAGGCATCACTCTCGTCAAGAGGTCACTGACGAAAGTTTGTGCAGATGTCGCTGAGTATCACCCAAACAGTAAGAGATGGCAAACTGAAAGCAACAGTAAAACACAAGTATTCCGCCAACCCAAAGTTCACCTTCACTGTGATCTGGGACAGTCCATATCTTCCATCAAATTTGCCAGCTTTGGAACTCCTTTGGGAACCTGTGGAAGCTTTCTACAAGGAACATGTCATGCTCCCACATCATACGACATCTTAGAGAAG AAATGCATAGGGAAGCAAAGATGCTCAGTGACAATATCAAATGATAACTTCGGGAAAGATCCATGTCCCAACGTGTTGAAGCGTCTCTCAGTTGAAGCAATATGTTCCCCTCGGAAATAA